tgtttcctgttttcagtTAAGCTGAATACAGTAAATCATGAATACAGTGGAAGCATGATCAGACTTGTCGCCTCTCTGGAATCAGGGATTGGAAAAGGGAGGAGTTGAGTGAGTGAACAATATTTATGTTACACAATCGTACATAGCCATACATGGCCTACCTCTCCTTTTGTGATGAGATGAACGCTCAAAATAATTCTCCTCTATACGTCTCTTTTTTGCGTACTTGACTGTGTCCACATCATCGTTGTTCTGCTCTGCTGCGAGCACTTCATGATAGTGATGCCTAAGTGGATACAGAAAAAATTAATATAGCATCTAAAGATCAGATTTTATACATATCACAACttagaaggggggggggggctgtagAGCATACAGTTTCCCATGTAGGAAATACTAGTCATATTGGCAATATATCCAGCAATATTTCTTCAACATTTGAAGCAAATAAATGCCCTTTAACTctgaagtaaaatgtattttatatgattatgctttgcactacatttgtctCTTATTTAccacacatttttcaaaattcaaCTTTAAGTTTGGCttaatgttttcctttgtttacaaCTTCCAGTTTGTTTTCTGTAGATTGCCTTGTGAGTCTGCAGTTTGGAtactttttcagatttttttttccatcaacatcaaaaaatttaacttaaatatctttaatatatcaaatgataaaataataattcagtgactttttgtttataaaaaattCCATACGTAAAAGCACTGCTTCTCAGTAGTCTACAGAATTCAATGTGGTGCTGATTAAAACATTAGAGACCACAATTCTGACtttaacaacaacattaaaaatccAGCTGTATGTTTTTGCCAGCGATACTTTCAGTCTATTGGTCTGAAATTGTTCAGTTAATTTACGATACAGTTCCTTTTTCACAATCTGGAACCATCTTGCCACATTGTGGTAGAAAACGGTCAACAGTGTCAACATTTCTTCAGCTCAGGCATTTGTTAGtgacaaattttttttaaaaagctgcttaGAAACACATAACAATTATTAAGTGACAGGAAAATAgctaaaaaagacatttgtgcAAGAGTTATATATAACTgatattcttatttatttggtCCATAATGAGCAATAATGTCACTTATCAGGTTTAATTTAAAGCCTTAACTTTTAAATACATGTGTGATAATGGATTTAGAGCCAGATTATTACATTTCTATTGCTGTAAAATCCAAAGATGCAATTTTCTACCCCAAAGTAATAGAAAGCATCAAGAGTAATACATATATGGAGTGAAGGCAAACCCTGTGTAACACTGAACATTGAGAAATTTGTGTTCCTAAGTATAACTGCAAGGATTTTAATGCACTGTATGTATGAGCAGCACAGATGACATGATACAAGAGTTACTACAATGTTTAGAGAATTCAGCTAGCATCATTAGCACACCATCATTTGCTCCAACTTAATGCCACTTGCACTTAGGGATCACATCAAATCTTAAACTGCTAGAGGGGTTGCTTGTAAATTGTTAGTTTAGCAGTCATTACTACCTACTGTGGTTATGTTAAGAGATTCTAGGTGTAGTCATGGACAGAGTAAAattagaggaaaagagaaaaaacagcaagCAAGGAATCTCTGATTAAGGATATTGAAAGGTTTGACAGGTAGTGTCCTAGATTCTTTGGCAGATTTCCTCACACCTATAATAACAACTCAAGACAAAACACATTACCAGCCTTGCCTGTAGCGCAGGCACTGCCACTAACAAGACATAAGAATTGTCAACTTACCGAACAACTTTAGCTGTTTCCACCCACTCCGGCTGCAAGCTCTCCCAGGAATCTACTGTGATCCAGTCTGAGTTCTCTGTGGCCAATCTGGTCATCTCCAGACGGTGGCAGGCCTCAATCAATCCCTTCTTCTTATAGCCATCACCCACTGGAGAGATGATGCCTTTCACCACTCTGTACTGACCTTTAAACCATTAAAAGAAGTGGTGTGAACAGATGGTTTACAGTAATAGCACTGCAGATGCAATGAACTGGAAATgtgattattgttattatgttttttttttttacccacacATGACTCTAAACTCATATGAAGAATTAAAACGAATAATTTTTCTCAAATTACGATTTAACAGATTTTCTTACCTCTAGTAGATTCTAGCAGAGGtgaaatataactaaatatagTACTCAGGTGCTGTGCTTGTGTACACTTTGAGGTActtgggtatttccattttgtgctcCTTTATAGTTCTAGTCAACTatgtttcagagggaaataaactttttactccactacatttgtttgacagctatagttactagttaacgttactttacagattaagattttacattaaaaaacatatgatcagattgtaaaatacaatgcattgttacagTTTAAACTGTACTTAACTAacagtgcatacagtatgttaagtagttaaaatgatcTCAGCTACAATATGAAAAATTCTTACACAtttatgcatcagtaataataatctgataaTGTAATATATGATGACATAACTCTGACAGGAGGTTTTcagctgcataatgagtactttttacactttgtttatgATTCTGCTAATAATTATGTGCTTTTAACTtaagttaaatgaataaattgagGACGTAATGTATTCGATGAATtgggagtatttttacattgttgcatTGCTATATTTACTTGAACCAACCACTATAAAAAGAAGAGCGAAAAGATCTTATTCTAAAAGGACTAATTCTCATTTCACTCAACCTGTGTCTTCCAGATAATCTCGAGCCAGTTCAAACATCCTCAGGTGCATGTTGGTGATGGGGTTGAAGGACCCGCAGGCCAGCAGGACCACTTTGGTTATATTTTGACCCTCCATGCCTCATACTGGGACTGGGTTTGcactacaacaacaaatatggcgaagaaaacaaagactgtAGTTAACGTTAATTGTTTTCGAAGGTCATGTCAAAAATCCCTGTGGCTCTCTGACCTCTATACCAGACTGAATTACTATGTAACTATAGGGTATGTTATTTTAAGTTAGGGTTAGCGCTGTCAAGccgtagctaacgttagctttatCTGTAACCAGGCAACGCGAGCTTGCCACCAAGATGAACATACATGATGctcaaacagacaaaacatgaaCTCAAAGCTGAGCTTAGACAACAAAGGAAGcctaaatactgtaaatattcatTGTACTACCAGGAAAAACAGCGGCAACCAGTTGCTCTGTAATGCGTCACCTGCTTCCTGTACGGACGATTTGGACCACATTATGATCAAGAAATCTGATTGGAcagacttcttcttctttgtaaagttttatggcggttgaCAACCAACGTTAtagtgcattaccgccaccaactggaatggagtgtggatcgggACTCTATGCATTCACTAATGATtaaatcaaagaaaataaactgagaaaaaacaataaaaaaattatattaactttatcaaatttgttctcctaagataatgaaacaacaatagATAACACTTCTCTCTAGAACTTCTTTGTAAAAGATCTCATAAATCAaacctcatctttatttctttaaggttcagtgtcagttctcttctctcagcatcatattttggacagtaaatcataacatgTTCTAAAGTTTCTTCTTGATCACAGAATGTACATCTTCCTGtattatgttttcctattttacataatgtactGTTTAATCCTGTGTGCCCAAAACCTGGATAGC
This sequence is a window from Siniperca chuatsi isolate FFG_IHB_CAS linkage group LG10, ASM2008510v1, whole genome shotgun sequence. Protein-coding genes within it:
- the LOC122883773 gene encoding nicotinamide/nicotinic acid mononucleotide adenylyltransferase 1-like, which produces MEGQNITKVVLLACGSFNPITNMHLRMFELARDYLEDTGQYRVVKGIISPVGDGYKKKGLIEACHRLEMTRLATENSDWITVDSWESLQPEWVETAKVVRHHYHEVLAAEQNNDDVDTVKYAKKRRIEENYFERSSHHKRRDGLQLMLLCGSDVLESFGIPNMWKQEDIAEIVGHGLVCVTRSGNDPHKFIHQSDMLWEYRKNIHVVHEWVTNEISATHVRRALRRGRSVRYLLPDVVVRYIQESNLYSAESEKKNADVVLAPLQRYTGASSS